One region of Aurantimonas sp. HBX-1 genomic DNA includes:
- a CDS encoding ABC transporter permease — translation MTAVSALDRKLLRDLVRLWAQGMAIALVMACGVMTIIIAIGAHRSLLLTREAYYERYRFAHVFAEANRAPLSLGRAIAEIPGVAFFEMRISRRVLLDMPDMREPASGQVVSLPIRGEPQVNRLLVRKGRLPDAGRTDEVAVNEDFAIAHRLQIGDSFSAILNGRKERLRVTATVLSPEFIYTMGPGDMVPDARRFAILYMPEDVLAPLFDREDAFNNLVLRLMPGASEPAVLMAVDRLLKPYGGMAAYGRQHQMSHAFLDAELEQLAGMARIITPIFLAVSAFLINIVLTRLVALEREQIGLLKALGYFDRTIAWHYAKLVIAISLVGIAIGSAAGTWLGRGMARLYSEFFAFPFLVFQSSPDLYAIAASISVAAALAGAMRAILSVLALDPAISMRPPAPARFRRTVLGRMGLGRPFSKLTVMAFRELLHRPVRAMLTSLGMALGVGLLVTALFTGDSVDFMVETVFFRADRQHASIAFGDPVEPAVMAAVRHLPGVTAAEPYLGVPVILRNGNRSRRLVVTGKPAATTLSRVLGADLEPMQLPADGIVISERVAEVLGLSPGETATVEILTGRQTVAPVRVSAVVRSYLGLAVYMDIDALDRLTGEGPRVGGAQLAVDTSELGPLYAAIKSTPAIASLGLQTLSREKFRQTIDRNISIMTTLYLTLAIIIAFGVIYNSARIQLSERARELASLRVLGFTRMEVSQVLLTELVLVVLIAQPLGWALGAGFAMLVTQGLASDLFQVPLVLETSTFATASLIVLSAAAASALLVRRRIDRLELIRVLKTRE, via the coding sequence GTGACCGCGGTGAGCGCGCTCGACCGAAAGCTGCTGCGCGATCTCGTCCGGCTCTGGGCGCAGGGCATGGCGATCGCCCTGGTCATGGCCTGCGGCGTCATGACGATCATCATCGCCATCGGCGCGCATCGCTCGCTGCTCTTGACGCGAGAGGCCTATTACGAGCGCTACCGCTTCGCCCACGTGTTCGCCGAAGCCAACCGGGCGCCGCTGTCCCTCGGGCGGGCGATCGCCGAGATCCCGGGCGTCGCCTTCTTCGAGATGCGGATCAGCCGCCGTGTGCTGCTCGACATGCCGGATATGCGCGAGCCGGCCTCCGGCCAGGTGGTTTCGCTGCCGATCCGGGGCGAGCCGCAGGTCAACCGCCTGCTGGTGCGCAAGGGCCGCCTGCCGGACGCCGGCCGCACCGACGAGGTGGCGGTGAACGAGGATTTCGCCATCGCGCATCGGCTGCAGATCGGCGACAGCTTCTCGGCGATCCTCAACGGCCGCAAGGAGCGGCTCAGGGTCACCGCGACGGTGCTGTCGCCGGAGTTCATCTACACGATGGGCCCCGGCGACATGGTGCCGGACGCCCGCCGCTTCGCCATCCTCTACATGCCCGAGGACGTGCTGGCGCCGCTGTTCGATCGCGAGGACGCGTTCAACAATCTGGTGCTGCGGCTGATGCCGGGGGCCAGCGAGCCGGCGGTGCTGATGGCGGTCGACCGGCTTCTGAAGCCCTATGGCGGCATGGCCGCCTACGGGCGCCAGCACCAGATGTCGCACGCCTTCCTGGACGCCGAACTGGAACAGCTGGCGGGGATGGCGCGGATCATTACGCCGATCTTCCTCGCCGTCTCCGCCTTCCTGATCAACATCGTGCTGACGCGGCTGGTGGCGCTCGAGCGCGAGCAGATCGGCCTCTTGAAGGCGCTCGGCTATTTCGACCGGACGATCGCCTGGCACTATGCCAAGCTGGTGATAGCCATATCGCTGGTTGGGATCGCCATCGGCAGTGCCGCAGGCACCTGGCTCGGCCGCGGCATGGCGCGGCTCTACAGCGAGTTCTTCGCCTTCCCGTTCCTGGTCTTCCAGTCGAGCCCCGACCTCTACGCCATCGCCGCGTCGATCTCGGTGGCGGCAGCGCTGGCCGGCGCGATGAGGGCGATCCTCTCCGTCCTCGCGCTCGATCCGGCGATCTCGATGCGCCCGCCCGCCCCCGCCCGCTTCCGGCGCACCGTGCTCGGGCGGATGGGGCTGGGGCGGCCCTTCTCCAAGCTCACCGTAATGGCGTTCCGCGAGCTCTTGCACAGGCCGGTGCGGGCGATGCTGACCAGCCTCGGCATGGCGCTCGGCGTCGGACTGCTGGTGACGGCGCTGTTCACCGGCGACTCCGTCGACTTCATGGTCGAGACGGTGTTCTTCCGCGCCGACCGGCAACATGCCAGCATCGCCTTCGGCGATCCGGTGGAACCGGCGGTCATGGCCGCGGTCCGGCATCTGCCGGGGGTGACCGCCGCCGAGCCCTATCTCGGCGTCCCGGTGATCCTGCGCAACGGCAACCGGTCGCGGCGGCTCGTCGTCACCGGCAAGCCCGCGGCGACGACGCTCTCGCGCGTCCTCGGCGCCGATCTCGAGCCGATGCAGCTGCCGGCCGACGGCATCGTCATCTCCGAGCGGGTCGCGGAAGTTCTCGGCCTGTCGCCCGGCGAGACGGCGACCGTCGAGATTCTCACGGGGCGCCAGACCGTCGCGCCGGTGCGGGTCAGCGCCGTCGTCCGGAGCTATCTGGGTCTTGCCGTCTACATGGACATCGACGCGCTGGACCGTCTGACCGGCGAGGGCCCGCGCGTCGGCGGCGCCCAGCTCGCCGTCGACACCAGCGAGCTGGGCCCGCTCTACGCCGCCATCAAATCGACGCCGGCGATCGCCTCGCTCGGCCTGCAGACGCTGTCGCGCGAGAAGTTCCGCCAGACGATCGACCGCAACATATCGATCATGACCACGCTCTACCTCACTTTGGCGATCATCATCGCCTTCGGCGTGATCTACAATTCGGCCCGCATCCAGCTGTCGGAGCGGGCCCGGGAACTGGCCAGCCTGCGGGTGCTGGGCTTCACCCGGATGGAGGTGTCGCAGGTTCTGCTCACCGAACTCGTGCTCGTCGTCCTCATCGCCCAGCCGCTCGGATGGGCCCTCGGCGCGGGCTTCGCCATGCTGGTGACGCAGGGTTTGGCCAGCGACCTCTTCCAGGTGCCGCTGGTGCTCGAGACCAGCACCTTCGCCACGGCGAGCCTGATCGTCCTTTCGGCGGCCGCGGCATCCGCCCTGCTGGTGCGCCGCCGGATCGACCGGCTCGAACTGATCCGCGTCCTCAAGACGAGGGAGTGA
- a CDS encoding ABC transporter ATP-binding protein translates to MQDVTKVYRTGGNEVWALRGVSAELAAGEVVVMLGPSGSGKSTLLNIMGGLDRASGGHVSFRGEDLTDASDRELTLYRRNHVGFVFQFYNLIPSLTARENVALVTEIAHDPMTAMEALDLVGLAERSDHFPAELSGGEQQRVAIARAVAKQPEVLLCDEPTGALDSATGIKVLEALTSINETLGTTTAIITHNAGIQAIAHRVFQFIDGRIESVRRNETRLAPSQVTW, encoded by the coding sequence ATGCAGGATGTCACGAAGGTCTACCGGACCGGCGGCAACGAGGTGTGGGCGCTGCGCGGCGTCAGCGCCGAACTCGCCGCCGGCGAGGTCGTGGTCATGCTGGGGCCGTCCGGATCCGGCAAGTCGACGCTGCTCAACATCATGGGCGGGCTGGACCGCGCCAGCGGCGGCCACGTCAGCTTCCGGGGCGAGGACCTGACCGACGCCAGCGATCGCGAGCTGACGCTCTATCGCCGCAACCATGTCGGCTTCGTCTTCCAGTTCTACAATCTCATCCCGAGCCTCACCGCCCGCGAGAACGTCGCGCTGGTGACCGAGATCGCCCATGACCCGATGACGGCGATGGAAGCGCTGGACCTCGTCGGGCTCGCCGAGCGCAGCGACCACTTCCCCGCCGAGCTGTCGGGCGGCGAGCAGCAGCGCGTCGCCATCGCCCGGGCGGTGGCCAAGCAGCCCGAAGTGCTGCTCTGCGACGAGCCGACGGGGGCGCTCGATTCCGCGACCGGCATCAAGGTGCTCGAGGCGCTGACGTCGATCAACGAGACGCTCGGCACGACCACCGCCATCATCACCCACAATGCCGGCATCCAGGCGATTGCCCACCGGGTGTTCCAGTTCATCGACGGGCGGATCGAGAGCGTGCGCCGGAACGAGACGCGCCTCGCCCCCAGCCAGGTGACGTGGTGA